The Polaromonas sp. SP1 DNA window ATCTGGCGCGGCTTTCACAACCGGGCCTGGCCGGCGCTGTATTTCATCGATGCGCAAGGCAAGGTCAGGGACCAGCTGCTGGGTGAAGGGCGTTACCAGGAATCGGAGCGGCTGATCCAGAAACTGCTGGCGGAGAATGGCAAAACCACCGGCGCCGGCGGCTTCGTCAACGCGCAGGGCGAAGGCACACAGGCCGCGCCCGGCAGTGACGCGCAATCCGGCGAAACCTATGTGGGCTATGAGCGCGCGGCGGGTTTTGTGGCCGCGGGCGGCTTGCAGCCCGACCGGCAGCACCGCTACGAGAGCGCCAACAGCCTGCGATTGAACCAGTGGACGCTGGGCGGCGATTGGGCCGTGGAGGCCGAGCGCGCCGTTGCGGTGCGCGCGGGCGCGCGCCTGGCCTATCGCTTTCACGCACGCGACTTGCACCTCGTGCTGGGGCGTGAGGCCGGCGCCGGCCCGGTGCGTTTTCGCATCCTGGTCGACGGCAAGCCACCCTTGAAGGAACACGGCACGGACGTTGCCGCCGACGGCAGCGGCGTGATTGACGCACACCGGCTGTACCAGCTGGTGAGGCAACCGGCTTCGGCGCAAGAGCGCCTGTTTGAGATCGAGTTCCTCGACCCCGGCGCGCAGGTGTATGCCTTCACGTTCGGTTGATCCGGTTGATCCGCTTCATCAACATCATCAACACCCGCAATACCCGCAACGACACAGGAACACCCCATGAAAAAAATCTGGTTCGCGTTGACTTTCTTCCTGGGCGGCTTTGCGCATGAGTTGCGCAACCCGGTGAGCTGCCAATGCATCAGTTCCAGGCCCTCAGTGGTCTGGCGCCGCCGCTGAGCCGCCGGGCGCCGGGGAGATTTGTACCGCAGTGTGTCTGGCCGCCGGGTGCGTACAGAACATTGCGTTGCCGGAACACCTGGGACACGCCGGCCCGATGTAATTCATCTGTGTTTTGTGAAGACCCGTGGATTTCTCCAAAGTACTTTCCAAAAAACGCATTTTTTTCGTCCCTTCAACTTTTCAAAGGAACTCACCATGACTGCCATCAACACCCTCGACAAAGTTCTCTACACCGGCAAGACCCACACCCTGGGAGGCCGCAACGGGGAATCCCGCAGCTCTGACGGGAGGCTGGACATCAAGCTCTCTCCACCCGGCAGTGCGGGCCAGGGCACCAACCCCGAACAGTTGTTTGCCGCCGGCTGGTCGGCCTGCTTTATCGGTGCCATGGGCCGCGCTGCCAATGCGCAGAAAGTCACCTTGCCTGCAAACCTGTCGGTCGACGCGGAAGTGGACCTGGGCACGGCCGGCGATGCCTTCTTTTTGCAAGCGCGCCTGAATGTCAGCCTTCCGGGCCTGGACAGCGCCACGGCCCGCGCCATCGTGGATGCCGCCCATCAGCTGTGCCCTTACTCCAAAGCCACACGCGGCAACATCGACGTCGAGATCAACGTGGTCTGAGTTCGCGCAAGACTAAAGCCCGCCTGCCCTTTTTGACGGAGCAGATGGGCTTTTGCGATTCAACAGCGTGCCATTCCGCGTTTATGCATCAAATCGGCCTCCAGCCCAAGCATCACGCGCATTAGCAGCTACTAATTTCATAGCAAATGCGGCCGCGACATCAACAGGCGACTTTGCATGGCGATGATTTTCCCCGCATTCATCTATGTCATCTGCGTCATCTGTGGATATGGTTTTTATCCGCAGATTGCGCAGATGAACCCAGATTGAAGCCAGGACCTGAAGGCTGCGCGACTGATTTTCACCCCCGTTCGGGCTGACCCTTCGACAGGCTCAGGACAGGGAAGCCTTGCGGCGTATCGAAGCCGCTGCTCGGTGCTGGCCCTTCGATACCTCAGGGCGAACGGATCAGTCCTACCGCTCAAGTCCCGAAAGAGGACGGAATGACCAGCCGTGCCGCCAGCCCCCCGCCGGGCCGGTTGGCCAGGCTGAGCCGCGCGCCTATGGAAGACGCCAGTTGCTGCGCGATCGCCAGGCCCAGGCCGGTGCCGCCTGTTTCGCGGTTCCTGGAGTTTTCTACGCGGTAAAAGGGTTGCAGCACCGCCTGAAGTTCGGCTTCGGGGATGCCGGGCCCGCGATCCAGCACGCAGATTTCGATCTCGCCCGGCGCGTTGGTTTGCACTGTTAACTCGACCTCTTGCCCGAACTTGAGCGCGTTGTCGGTCAGGTTGGTCAGGATGCGCCGCATCGCCAGCGGACGGCTCATCACGGGGCGCCCAACCTGCCCGCTCACGCGTACCGGTTTGCCGGCGTCTTCGTAATCGCAGCGCAAGGTGTCCAGCAAGGCATCAAGGTCCACCCGGCGCGGGTTCTCGTCGGCGCCGTGCAGGCTGCGCGCATAGGTCAAGGCCTCGCGCACCAGGGCCACCATCTCGTCCAGGTCATGCTGAAGTTTGCCGCGCTGCTCTTCGTCATCCATCAAGTCGGTGCGCAGCCGCATGCGCGTGATGGGCGTCTGCAGGTCGTGCGAGATCGCGGCCAGGATTTGCGTGCGCTCCGTCAGGTAGCCGGCGATGCGCTGCTGCATGGCGTTGAACGCGGTGGAGGCGCGCGCGACTTCGGTGGGGCCGCTTTCGGGCAAGGCCGTGCCCTTGAGGTCGGGGCCCAGCGCATCGGCCGCGTTGGCAAGTTGCCGCAGCGGCTGGGTGGCAATGCGCACCGCAAAGAAGGCGCAGACCGCCAGCAGCGAGAGCTGCAGCAACAGCAGCGCCGGCAACCACGGGGAGGTCGGCATGGCGGCGGCCCAGAGGTTGATGGTCAAGGGCGCGCCGTCGCTGAGCCGCAGATGGATGTGCACGCGTTTCGGGTCACCGGGAATCGAATTGACCGTGACCTTGTAGCGCGGGTCGACGGCGTTGGCGATTGAGGCGCTGACCCGCTCGGCGATTTCGTTGTCGGTGCCCTGTTCGGTGACGCCCTCATCCAGCTGGTAGCGGTAGTTTTTGCGGTCTATCAGGGGCAGCCAGGCAGCACGTTCGGCCGCTGGCACCCTGTCCAGGATGGCGACGGAACTGGTGATGTCTTTTTCCAGGTTGTCCAGCATCAGGTCTCGGCCTACCAGGCCCCGCTCGTACATCACCAGCAGATAAGACATGGCCTGGGCGGCGAGGATGCCCAGGAGCAGGATCAGCATCAGGCGCGAAAACAGGCTTTTGGGCCAGCGCAGCCACGCTCTCGAAGGCACGGTCATGCGGCCTCCGGCCGGGCCTGGACGGCGACCGAGAACACATAACCTTCGCTGCGCACAGTCTTGATATAACGCGGCTCGCGTGCTTCATCCTGCAGGCGCTGGCGCAGGCGGCTCACCAGCAAATCGATGGAGCGCTCGAACAGTTCGGCATCGCGCCCCTGCGTGAGGTTGAGCAACTGGTCGCGGTTGAGGACGCGCTGCGGGTGGTCCAGGAACACGCGCAGCAGGCGGTACTCGGCGCCGCTCAGGGACACCAGCGTGCCGCTGGCGTCGATCAGATGGCGCCCGGTGGTGTCGAGCTGCCAGTCGCCGAAGGAGATCAGGTTGGAGGGCTCTTCCACCTGCAGGTTGGGCGGCAGCATGCGGGTGCGTCGCAACACCGAGCGGATGCGCGCCAGCAACTCACGCGCCGCGAAAGGTTTGGCCAGGTAATCGTCGGCGCCCATCTCCAGACCGAGGATGCGGTCGGCCTCTTCGTTGCGCGCGGTGAGCATCAGGATGGGAATGGCCTTGAATTTGCCGGCACGCAAATCCCTGCACAAAGTCAGGCCGTCCTCGCCGGGCAGCATCAAATCGAGCACGATCAGGTCGACGGCCACGTTCTCCAGCGCCGCACGCATGTGGCGGCCGGACTCCACCTTGGTCACGCGCAGGCCGTTTTTTTCCAGGTAGCTGCCCAGCAGTTCCCTGATCTCACGGTCATCGTCGACGATAAGGATGTGGTCTGGCTGCATGCGTGGGTCCTGGGTGAATCGTGATTCCGGCATTTTGCACTTCGGCTCCGGCAAAGCGCTGCTGCGCTCATTGTGCTTACTGGGCCAGCAGCGCCTGGATGGTTTTTTCGGTTTCCTGGTAGCGCCCCTCGCCAAAGTGGCTGTAAACGATCACCCCCTTCTTGTCGATCAGGTAAATCGCCGGCCAGTAGTTGTTGTTGAAGGCGCGCCAGGTTGAATAACTGTTGTCCTGGGCCACGGCATGCTTGATGCCCAGGCGCTCGATGGCGGACTGCACGTTTTTGGTCGACTTCTCGTAGGCAAATTCGGGCGTGTGAACGCCGACCGTGACCAGGCCCTTGTCTTTGTACTTCTCATGCCAGGACTTCACGGCTGGCAGGTGGTTGAGGCAGTTGATGCAGGTGTAGGTCCAGAAATCCACCAGCACCACTTTGCCCTGCTGATCGGCCATGCGCAGCGGCGCGGAGTTCAGCCATTGGTCGATGCCGGCGAATTCCGGCGCGATTGCCGGCGCGCGGCCCAGCGGCAACGCCGATGCGTAAGGCGTTGCGCATACCGCAGCCGCAGCGGCCATAAATTGACGACGGGAGTTCATGGTCAGTCCTTCGAAAAGAGTGAAAACGCAGCGGCACCAAAAGGCGTAGCCACCGGGATACAGGCCATGACACGGAGAGCCGCAACCTGATGGACGTATTGGAAGGCGGCCGGGTATCACCCGTGTGTCCTGCAGCGGCCCATGCGTAATCCGGGGTATCACGCACGCACGTGGATACAGTGGAATACAAAAATGGGCAGCCCCAAGCCAATGCGCCGCGGCTGGGCGGCGGGCGGGAATGAGGGCGGGAGAGGGAATGAGGGAGCTGAGCGGGGAGCCAAAAAAGGAAAAGGGCCTGCAAGAAAACTTGCAAGCCCTTTCGGATTTGGCGGAGTGGACGGGACTCGAACCCGCGACCCCCGGCGTGACAGGCCGGTATTCTAACCAACTGAACTACCACTCCTGGTAGCGACAACATTCGCTCTTTCGAGCCAAGTCACCTGCCCTTGCGGGCCGGCGGTTGTCAACTTGCGCCTTGGGCATCACGCGCTGGGCGTGATGAATGCTGGCGACCCCACGGGGATTCGAACCCCGGTACTCACCGTGAAAGGGTGATGTCCTAGGCCTCTAGACGATGGGGTCAAAACCTTGGAACTTCCGGATGGGCCCCTGCTTTCACAAAGACCCACAAAACTTCAAATTCTTCGCGACTAACTTTTGGTGGAGGTAAGCGGGATCGAACCGCTGACCTCTTGCATGCCATGCAAGCGCTCTCCCAGCTGAGCTATACCCCCGTCAAGTTATTGAGGTTTCCCTGCAATTGTCGAGCCTTGAATTATAGCCCGAAAATTCGGCCTTTTTCAAATCCTCAAACAAGCTTGAGCCGGGAGACCACATCTTCGCGTTTCATGAGCTCCAGAATCGCGTCCAGCGAGGGGGTTTGCGGGGTGCCCATGACCAGCACGCGTACCGGCATGGCCAGTTGCGGCATCTTCAGGCCGGTGTCGGCCAGAACCTGCTTGATGGCGGCGGAAATCGCTGCTTTGCTCCACTCGGCGGTGCCCAGGGCCTCGGCGAGTTTGGCGAGCGCAGGACGCACGGCATCGGTGACATGCGTCGCCACATCTTGCGGGCTGGGTTCGCCGCCGGTCACCAGCAATTTCAGCCAGCCGGCCAATTCAACCAGCGTGCTGCAGCGGTCCTTGAACAGGCCGCAACCGCGGACAACGTGCGCGGCATCCAGGCCTGTGACGCCCTGCGCCGCCAGGAAGGGCGCAACGGCTTCGGCCAGTTTGTCGTCAGCCATGGCCTTGAGGTGCTGGGCATTGACCCAGCGCAGCTTGGCTTCGTCGAACTGCGCGGCGCTTTTGCCGAGGTGGTCGAGGTTGAACCAGGCAATGAATTGCTCGCGGCTGAAAATTTCGTCGTCGCCGTGGCTCCAGCCCAGGCGCGCCAGGTAATTGACCATGGCATCAGGCAGATAGCCTTCGGCGGCGTACTGCGTCACCGGCTTGGCACCGTTGCGCTTGCTGAGTTTTTCGCCCTGCTCGTTGAGCACGGTCGGCAGGTGGGCGTACACCGGCGGCTCTTTACCCAGCGCCTTGAAGATGTTGATCTGGCGCGGCGTGTTGTTCACATGGTCGTCGCCGCGGATCACATGGGTCATGGCCATGTCGATGTCGTCGACCACCACGCAGAAGTTATAGGTCGGCGTGCCGTCCGGCCGCGCGATCACCAGGTCGTCAAGCTCGTCGTTGCTGATCTCGATGCGGCCTTTGACCTTGTCGTCCCACACCACGCTGCCGCCTTGCGGGTTCATGAAGCGCAGCACCGGCTGTACGCCTTCGGGCACGGGTGGCAGGGTCTTGCCCGGCGCGGGGCGCCAGGTGCCGTCATAACGCGGTTTTTCCTTGGCGGCCATCTGCTTTTCGCGCAGCGCATCCAGCTCGGCCACGCTCATGTAGCAGGGGTAGACCAGGCCGTCTTTCTGCATCTGCGCGAGCACGGCCTTGTAGCGGTCCATGCGCTGCATCTGGAAGAACGGGCCTTCGTCGTGGTTCAGGCCCAGCCAGCGCATGCCTTCGATGATGACGTCGACGGCTTCCTGGCTGGAGCGCTCGACATCGGTGTCTTCGATGCGCAGGATGAAATCGCCGCCGGTGGCGCGAGCAAACGCCCAGGGATACAGCGCCGAGCGGATATTGCCGAGGTGGATGAATCCGGTCGGTGAAGGGGCGAAACGTGTTCTGGTTTTTGGGGTCATGGGGGCAGTCATGCGATGAGGCTCAGGCCGCGGGACAGGTCGGCCTTGATGTCGTCCACGTGGTCCAGCCCGACAGCCAGGCGAACCAGGCTCTGGCCGATGCCGGCGGCCTGGCGCTGCTCTTCGCTCAGGCGTCCGTGCGAGGTGGTGGCGGAATGGCTGATGATGGTTTTGGTGTCGCCCAGGTTGGTCGCGATGCTCAGCACTTGCGTGCTGTTGATCACCTTGAAGGCGTTGGCGCGCGCCGCTTCCGGCGTGTCGCCGCGTACATCGAACGACAACACCGCGCCGCCCAGGCCCGACTGCTGGCGCATGGCCAGCTCGTGCTGCGGGTGCGACGCGAGGCCGGGGTAATACACGCGCGACACGGCGGGCTGCGTTTCAAGCCACTTCGCGACGGCCAGGGCGTTGGCGCTCTGGGCCTGCATGCGGATGTTCAGCGTCTCCAGGCCCTTGAGCACGACCCAGGCGTTAAACGGCGCCAACGTCATGCCGGCGGTGCGCACGATCGGGCCGAACACGTCGACGATCAGTTTGGACGGGCCGCAGAGCGCGCCCGCCATGACGCGGCCCTGGCCGTCCAGGTACTTGGTGCCCGAATGCATGACGAGGTCGGCGCCGAATTCGACCGGCCGCTGCAGGGCGGGCGAGCAAAAGCAGTTGTCGACTGCCAGCAGCGCGCCCACGCTGTGCGCCAGGTCGGCCAGCGCGGCGATGTCGCACACTTCGGTCAGCGGATTGGTGGGCGTTTCGGCAAACAACAGCTTGGTCGTCGGGCGCAGTGCGGCTTTCCATTCGGCCACATCGGTTTGCGACACAAAAATCGTCTCGACGCCGAACTTGCCGAACTCGCGGCCGATGAGCGCAATCGTCGAGCCGAACATCGAGCGCGAGCAGATGACGTGGTCGCCGGACTTCAACAGCCCCATGCACATCATCAGGATGGCGCCCATGCCGGTCGAGGCGCCGATGGCGGCTTCCGTGCCTTCCATGGCGGCCAGGCGGCGTTCAAAACTGGTGACCGTCGGGTTGGACGTGCGGGCGTAGGTGTAGCCCTCCGTCGGGTCGGCAAAGCGCCGCGCCGAGGTCTCTGCGTCGGGCTGCACAAAACCGCTGGTCAAATACAGCGCTTCGGAGTTTTCACCGTGCTGGCTGGGATCCACCGCCACGCGCACGGCCAGCGTGTCGCGGTGCAGGTTGCCGGGCAGTTGTTTCTTCGTCATGGGCTCAGGCTTCTTGCGGGTTGGGCAGCGCCAGGCGGGAGACATCCACGTCGCTGTCTTCGCCGATCTTCTCGGCAGTGTCGGCGCGCTGCGAGTTCATCGCGGCGATGGTTTCAGCGGTCACATCACCGGTGATGTAGACGCCGTCAAAGCAGGAGGCGTCAAAGCCGTCGAGCTTGCCGTTGAGCTTGCCGATCGCGCGCTTCATGCCTTCCACGTCCTGGTAGATCAGCGCGTCGCAGCCGATCACTTCGCGGATTTCTTCGACGGTGCGGCCGTGGGCCACCAGCTCGTCGGGCGTGGGCATGTCGATGCCGTACACGTTCGGGTAACGCACGGGCGGCGCCGCGCTGGCCAGGTAGACCTTGCGCGCGCCGGCGTCACGCGCCATCTGCACGATCTCGCGGCTGGTGGTGCCGCGCACGATGGAGTCGTCGACCAGCAACACGTTGCGGCCCTTGAACTCGCTGGCGATGACGTTGAGCTTCTGGCGCACGGATTTTTTGCGCACGCCCTGCCCCGGCATGATGAAGGTGCGGCCCACGTAGCGGTTCTTGACGAAGCCTTCGCGGTAGGGAATGCCCAGCAGGTGCGCCAGCTGCGTGGCGCTGGGGCGGCTGGACTCGGGGATCGGGATGATCACATCGATCTCGCTGGGCGGCACGGTGGAGACCACGCGCTTGGCCAGCGTTTCGCCCAGGTTCAGACGGGCCTGGTAGACCGAGATGCCGTCCAGCACGGAGTCAGGCCGGGCCAGGTAGACAAATTCAAAAATACAGGGGTTGAGCTTGGCGCTGGGTGCGCACTGCTCGGCGTGCACTTTGCCTTCGAGGTCCACATACACCGCCTCGCCCGGCGCGATGTCGCGCTCGAACTGGTGCGAGGTGCCTTCCAGCGCGACCGATTCGCTGGCCACCATGACGGTGGCGCCGTTTTCATTCTCGCCGTGGCCGATGCACAGCGGGCGGATGCCGAAGGGGTCACGAAACGCCAGCAGGCCGTGGCCGGCGATCAGCGCGACGACGGCGTAAGAGCCCTTCACGCGCTTGTGTACGCCGCGCACGGCGGCAAACACGTCGATGGGTTTGAGCGGCAGGCCGCGCGTGGTTTTTTCCAGCTCATGCGCCAGCACGTTGAGCAGCACTTCGGAGTCGCTGTCGGTGTTGATGTGGCGATGGTCGGTGTTGAAGAGCTCGGCCTTGAGCTCGGCCGCGTTGGTCAGGTTGCCGTTGTGCGACAAGACGAGGCCAAACGGCGCGTTGACGTAAAACGGCTGTGCTTCGTCTTCGCTGTAGGCGTTGCCCGCCGTCGGGTAACGCACCTGGCCCAGGCCCACCGTGCCCGGAAGCGCCCGCATGTTGCGGGTGCGGAACACATCGCGCACCATGCCCTTGGCCTTGTGCATGTAGAACTTGCGCCCTTGCTGCGTGACGATGCCCGCAGCATCCTGGCCGCGATGCTGCAGCAGCAGCAGGCCGTCATAGATGAGCTGGTTGACCGGGGCTTTGCTGACGACGCCGACTATCCCGCACATGGTGTTCCGATCATGAAGAGTTGACTCTTGAAAGTTAAATTAAATACTTGGCAAACTGTTCAGGCAGCAGGGGCTTCAGGGCGTGCAACGTGGCCGTCAGCAACGGCGCGCCCTTTGATTCCTGCCACCAGCTGCCGGATTTGAGCGCCGTCATGTTGATCACGACAGCCGCAGCCAGCAGCAAAATAATTCCGCGCAGCGCGCCAAAGGCGGCGCCGAACACCCGGTCTACCGGCGCCAGGCCGATGGCGGCCACCAGCTTTTTCACCAGAAACGCCAGCAGCCCCGCCGCGAACACCGAGGCAATAAAAATCAGCACAAAAGCCGCCGCGTAACGCACGGGGTCAGAAGCCGACTGCACCGGCAAGCGGGTGGCCAGGTCAGGCGCAAACCATTGCGCCACATAAAACGACACCGCCCAGCCCAGCACCGACAAAACCTCATACACCAGCCCGCGCCATGCGCCCAGCAGCATGGAAAACACCAGCACCCCCAGCAAAACCCAGTCAACAGCTGTCACAGAACAACGGAGTACTTATTACAAGGTCAGGATGGCTGCCGGCAAATCAAGGGTCTTGATCTTGCTGGCGGCTTTTTCGGCCTCGGCCCTGCTCGCAAATGGGCCCACACGGACCCGGATTCGCTTGCCGTCCTTGGTTTCAGCCACTTGGGTATAGGTTTTGAGGCCGGCTTTTTCGACCTTCTGGCGCGCTTCGCGGGCCTTGGCGTCTTCGGCGAAGGCGCCGACCTGCACCACAAAGCGGCCTTCGGCCTCGGCGGCGGCAGGCTTGGCCGCCGGCGGCGCAGTGCCGTTGAGCAGTGCGCTGGCGCGCGCGGCGTCGTCGGGCTTGGCCGCTGGCTTGGCGGCCGGCTTCGGCTCAGGCTTCACTTCGGGTTTCGGCTCAGGTTTGGGCTGCGGTTTTGCTTCGTTTTTGATAGCAGCAGGTGCAGATGCAGCCTGGGCTGGAGCCGGATTTGATGCAAGGATTTCTTCCTTGGGCGACAAGCTGGCGTTGGCCGCTACCTTGTCGGCGGGCTTTGGCGTGGCGGCCGGCGCTGTGGCCGCGGCAGGCGCCGGCACTGCCAGCGGCTTGACCGTGCCCTTGCCGGGAATTTCAATCGGGATGTCGACCGGGACCGGCCGGGGCTGGGTGTCGAACACCAGCGGAAACCCCACCACGCCGATCAGCACCAGCACGGCAGAGCCGATCAGGCGGTGTTTGGCGCGTTTGCGGATCACTTCCACGCTTTCCGTTTGAGCGGCTGACCCGGCGTTGGGAGCAGCGTTGGAGCCGCCCCGGCGGAAGTTGAAAAACGGCATGGTGTGGCTTGGATCCGATAAGGGTGACGTCGACGGTGAACGCGGGCTGAAAGCCCTCGAAAAAACGCTTCAGGGGGCCAGGTGCGGGGCCGAAAGACGGGGCACACCGTCCTTCAAAATGCCGCCCACCGTGTAGAACGAGCCGAACACGACAATTCTATCAGCGGGGGTCGCGGCCTTGACCGCCGCCTGCAGGGCCGCTTCGGGGGATTTGTAAGTGCCGGCGGTCGCGTCCGGCCGGGTGTTGGCGGCCGTCCACTTCGCCTGCAAATCGGCCGCCGATGCGGCCCGCGGCGTCGGCAAATCGGTGAAATACCACTTGTCGATAAGCGGCCCCACCCGCGCCAGCATGGGGGCGAGGTCCTTGTCGGCCATGGCGCCGAACACCGCATGGGTGCAGGGGTAAAAACCCATGGCGTCCAGGTTCTCCGCCAGCGCGGCCACCGAATGCGGGTTGTGCGCCACGTCCAGCACCAGCGTGGGCTGGCCGGGGACGATCTGGAAGCGCCCGGGCAGCTCGACCATCGACAGGCCGTTGCGCACGGCCTGGGCCGTCACCGGCAGGCGCTCACGCAGGGCCGTCAGCGCCGCCAGCACGCCCGAGGCATTGACCAGCTGGTTGGCGCCGCGCAGCGCCGGGTACGCCAGCCCGGCATAACGGCGCCCGCGCCCGGCCCAGCCCCATTGCTGCTTGTCGCCCGAAAAGTTGAAGTCCGTGCCGAAGCGCCACAAGTCAGCGCCCACTGCGGCGGCGTGGTCAACAACGCTTTGTGGCGGCACCGGGTCGCTCACGATGACCGGCTTGCCGGCGCGCATGATGCCGGCTTTTTCGCGGCCTATGCTTTCGCGGTCGGGGCCGAGGTATTCCATGTGGTCCAGGTCGATGCTGGTGATCACCGCGCAATCGGCGTCCAGCATGTTGACGGCGTCCAGCCGCCCGCCCAGGCCGACTTCGAGCACGACGACGTCGAGCTTGGCACTGGCCAGCAACTGCAGGATGGCCAGCGTGGTGAACTCAAAGTAGGTCAGCGAAATATCTTCGCCGTTTTGGGTCCTGGCCCGCTCCACCAGTTCAAAGTTCGCTATCAAATCAGGAGCACTGACGATATCGCCGCGCACCCGGCAGCGCTCTTCAAAATGCACCAGGTGCGGTGAGGTGAAGACGCCGGTGCGGTAGCCGGCCTGCAGCAGGATGGCCTCGAGCATCGCGCAGGTCGAGCCTTTGCCGTTGGTGCCAGCGACCGTGATGATGGGGCAGTCAAAAGCCAGTCCCATGCGTTTGGCCACCGCGCTGATGCGGGTCAGGCCCATGTCGATGCCGACGGGGTGCAGGTGCTCGCAGTAGGCGAGCCAGTCGTCGAGGGTTGTCAGTTGTTTCATACAGCCCAGCATTGTCGCGCAGGGCCTAAAACCCCGGGCTCAGCGGGCGAAGCGGTCGGTTGCGGCGATTAGTTGGCGCAGGATTCCAGGCTCGTTAAACGCATGCCCGGCGTCGGCCACCATATGAAATTCAGCCTCGGGCCAGGCGCGGTGCAAATCCCAGGCGGTTTTGGCCGGCGTGGCCACGTCGTAACGGCCTTGCACGATGACGCCCGGAATCCCGGCCAGCTTGTGGGCGTCGCGAATCAGCTGGCCTTCGTCGAGCCAGCCGGCGTGCACAAAGTAATGGTTTTCAATGCGCGCAAACGCCAGCGCGAAGTCGTCGCCGCCGTATTGGGTCGCAAAGTCCCGGTCGGGCAGCAGCGTGATGGTCTGGCCTTCCCAGAGGCTCCAGGCGCGGGCGGCGGCCAGTTGCGCCGCGCGGTCCGTGCCCACCAGGCGTTTGCGGTAGGCGGCGATCAGGTCGCCGCGTTCGGCCTCGGGAATGGGCTTGAGGAATTCCTCCCACAGGTCAGGGAACAACCACGAAGCGCCTTCCTGGTAGTACCAGAGCAGCTCGGCGCGGCGCAGCGCAAAAATGCCGCGCACCACCAGCGCCGACACGCGGGCCGGATGCGTCTGCGCATAAGCCAGCGCCAGCGAGCTGCCCCAGGAGCCGCCGAAGACCAGCCAGCGCTCCACGCCCAGCAGGGTGCGCAGCCGTTCGATGTCGGCGACCAGGTCCCAGGTCGTGTTGTTGTCCAGGGATGCGCTGGGGCGCGAGCGGCCGCAGCCGCGCTGGTCGAACAGCAGCACGCAGTAACGCTTGGGGTCAAACAGGCGGCGATGGTCGGGCGAGCAACCCGCGCCGGGCCCGCCGTGCAAAAACACCGCCGGCTTGCCCTTGGGGTTGCCGCACAGCTCCCAGTACACCGAATGGCCGTCGCCCGTTTCCAGCACGCCGGTGCGAAAGGGCTCGATGGGCGGGTAGAGGCTGGCTTGGGGAGTTGGGGCGGTCATGAATGGGCAGTCCGTGTTGAAGCGTCTGTGAAAAGCGGCTGGCGGGCAGGCACCGGGCCGGCGTTCTTCATTATTCCAGCCTTGCCAAAGAGGCGTCCCCGGGCAGGCTCATTCTGCGATTTGCTATTGAATTGATAGCTACCAGCCTATACAGCGCTTGGGCAAAACGGATTTTTTCCTTAAATTTTTCTGCCAAAGAAATCTGCCAAAATCGCCCCATGATCATTCTTTACGGCATTCCCAACTGCGACACCGTCAAAAAAGCCCGCGCATGGCTTGGCGACCAGGGCGTGGACTATCAATTCCACGATTTCAAGAAGAGCGGCGTTCCCGCGGACCAGCTTGCGCGCTGGACTGAAGCGGCCGGATGGGAAAAGGTGCTCAACCGCAAGGGCACGACCTGGCGCAAGCTGGATGCAGCCGAGCAGGCCGGCGTGCACGACAGCGGCAGCGCCCGGGCCCTGATGCTGGCCAACCCCA harbors:
- a CDS encoding organic hydroperoxide resistance protein, giving the protein MTAINTLDKVLYTGKTHTLGGRNGESRSSDGRLDIKLSPPGSAGQGTNPEQLFAAGWSACFIGAMGRAANAQKVTLPANLSVDAEVDLGTAGDAFFLQARLNVSLPGLDSATARAIVDAAHQLCPYSKATRGNIDVEINVV
- a CDS encoding ATP-binding protein; translated protein: MTVPSRAWLRWPKSLFSRLMLILLLGILAAQAMSYLLVMYERGLVGRDLMLDNLEKDITSSVAILDRVPAAERAAWLPLIDRKNYRYQLDEGVTEQGTDNEIAERVSASIANAVDPRYKVTVNSIPGDPKRVHIHLRLSDGAPLTINLWAAAMPTSPWLPALLLLQLSLLAVCAFFAVRIATQPLRQLANAADALGPDLKGTALPESGPTEVARASTAFNAMQQRIAGYLTERTQILAAISHDLQTPITRMRLRTDLMDDEEQRGKLQHDLDEMVALVREALTYARSLHGADENPRRVDLDALLDTLRCDYEDAGKPVRVSGQVGRPVMSRPLAMRRILTNLTDNALKFGQEVELTVQTNAPGEIEICVLDRGPGIPEAELQAVLQPFYRVENSRNRETGGTGLGLAIAQQLASSIGARLSLANRPGGGLAARLVIPSSFGT
- a CDS encoding response regulator, which translates into the protein MQPDHILIVDDDREIRELLGSYLEKNGLRVTKVESGRHMRAALENVAVDLIVLDLMLPGEDGLTLCRDLRAGKFKAIPILMLTARNEEADRILGLEMGADDYLAKPFAARELLARIRSVLRRTRMLPPNLQVEEPSNLISFGDWQLDTTGRHLIDASGTLVSLSGAEYRLLRVFLDHPQRVLNRDQLLNLTQGRDAELFERSIDLLVSRLRQRLQDEAREPRYIKTVRSEGYVFSVAVQARPEAA
- a CDS encoding thioredoxin family protein, translating into MNSRRQFMAAAAAVCATPYASALPLGRAPAIAPEFAGIDQWLNSAPLRMADQQGKVVLVDFWTYTCINCLNHLPAVKSWHEKYKDKGLVTVGVHTPEFAYEKSTKNVQSAIERLGIKHAVAQDNSYSTWRAFNNNYWPAIYLIDKKGVIVYSHFGEGRYQETEKTIQALLAQ
- the gltX gene encoding glutamate--tRNA ligase, yielding MTPKTRTRFAPSPTGFIHLGNIRSALYPWAFARATGGDFILRIEDTDVERSSQEAVDVIIEGMRWLGLNHDEGPFFQMQRMDRYKAVLAQMQKDGLVYPCYMSVAELDALREKQMAAKEKPRYDGTWRPAPGKTLPPVPEGVQPVLRFMNPQGGSVVWDDKVKGRIEISNDELDDLVIARPDGTPTYNFCVVVDDIDMAMTHVIRGDDHVNNTPRQINIFKALGKEPPVYAHLPTVLNEQGEKLSKRNGAKPVTQYAAEGYLPDAMVNYLARLGWSHGDDEIFSREQFIAWFNLDHLGKSAAQFDEAKLRWVNAQHLKAMADDKLAEAVAPFLAAQGVTGLDAAHVVRGCGLFKDRCSTLVELAGWLKLLVTGGEPSPQDVATHVTDAVRPALAKLAEALGTAEWSKAAISAAIKQVLADTGLKMPQLAMPVRVLVMGTPQTPSLDAILELMKREDVVSRLKLV
- a CDS encoding O-succinylhomoserine sulfhydrylase — protein: MTKKQLPGNLHRDTLAVRVAVDPSQHGENSEALYLTSGFVQPDAETSARRFADPTEGYTYARTSNPTVTSFERRLAAMEGTEAAIGASTGMGAILMMCMGLLKSGDHVICSRSMFGSTIALIGREFGKFGVETIFVSQTDVAEWKAALRPTTKLLFAETPTNPLTEVCDIAALADLAHSVGALLAVDNCFCSPALQRPVEFGADLVMHSGTKYLDGQGRVMAGALCGPSKLIVDVFGPIVRTAGMTLAPFNAWVVLKGLETLNIRMQAQSANALAVAKWLETQPAVSRVYYPGLASHPQHELAMRQQSGLGGAVLSFDVRGDTPEAARANAFKVINSTQVLSIATNLGDTKTIISHSATTSHGRLSEEQRQAAGIGQSLVRLAVGLDHVDDIKADLSRGLSLIA